The Synchiropus splendidus isolate RoL2022-P1 chromosome 1, RoL_Sspl_1.0, whole genome shotgun sequence genome includes a window with the following:
- the LOC128767943 gene encoding beta-1,3-galactosyl-O-glycosyl-glycoprotein beta-1,6-N-acetylglucosaminyltransferase 4-like, with translation MSRTWSPLKLRRRMFLTSLLSLLTLCVLMTVSLIFREAAEQAVSPLNDIKCSAIYDMDPVEVGKSLVIRKNLVVDDTDESMVDLTIDCRAFRRARGYDEMCQTQEEEDFPLAFSLVVHKSAAMVERLIRAAYSPSNIYCIHYDQKSPAAFMAAMKGLASCLPNVFIASKLEYVVYGGISRLRADLNCLSDLLASRTPWKYVINLCGQDFPLRSNMELVSELKKLHGSNMLETSRPSEYKKQRFGFRHELQGDELKHNQYLVKTSQQKAAPPHGIEVFVGSAYFVLSRDFVAHINSSVQVADFLLWSEDTYSPDEHFWATLARLPGVPGEVPRTDPDITDMMSQTRLVKWEYLEGSLYPQCTGQHLRSVCIYGAGDLRWLLAQHHWFANKFDPRVDPVVILCLEKKLKESQKLFQSAASPACRGG, from the coding sequence ATGAGCAGAACATGGTCCCCTCTCAAACTCAGACGACGGATGTTCCTCACTTCCCTGCTGTCGCTGCTGACCCTGTGTGTTCTGATGACAGTCAGCCTGATATTccgggaagctgcagaacaagcTGTTTCCCCTTTGAATGACATCAAGTGCTCTGCTATCTACGACATGGACCCCGTGGAGGTGGGAAAATCGCTAGTCATCAGAAAGAACCTTGTTGTGGACGACACGGATGAGTCGATGGTTGACCTCACAATCGACTGCCGGGCATTCAGGAGAGCCAGAGGCTACGATGAGATGTGTCAgacgcaggaggaggaggactttcCGCTGGCGTTTTCGCTGGTTGTTCACAAATCTGCAGCAATGGTGGAGCGGCTGATCCGAGCGGCCTACTCGCCTAGCAACATCTACTGCATCCACTACGACCAAAAGTCTCCTGCTGCCTTCATGGCTGCCATGAAGGGTTTAGCTAGCTGTCTGCCCAACGTCTTCATCGCTTCCAAGCTGGAATACGTGGTCTACGGCGGCATCAGCCGACTCAGGGCCGATCTGAACTGTCTCTCGGACCTGCTGGCCTCCAGAACTCCCTGGAAGTACGTCATCAACCTGTGTGGTCAGGACTTCCCTCTCAGGTCCAACATGGAGCTGGTGTCCGAGCTGAAGAAGCTTCACGGCAGCAACATGTTGGAGACGAGTCGACCCAGCGAATACAAGAAGCAGCGCTTTGGATTTCGCCATGAGTTGCAGGGTGACGAGCTGAAACACAACCAGTATTTGGTCAAGACTTCTCAGCAGAAGGCAGCGCCGCCTCATGGTATCGAGGTCTTCGTTGGGAGCGCCTACTTTGTCTTGTCACGGGACTTCGTGGCTCACATCAACTCCTCGGTGCAGGTGGCCGACTTCCTTCTGTGGTCGGAGGACACGTACTCACCCGACGAACACTTCTGGGCCACGCTTGCACGGCTGCCTGGAGTACCCGGAGAGGTCCCGAGAACTGACCCGGATATCACGGACATGATGAGTCAGACCCGGCTGGTGAAGTGGGAGTACCTGGAGGGGAGCCTGTACCCACAATGCACCGGGCAGCACCTTCGAAGTGTTTGCATTTACGGCGCGGGCGACCTGCGGTGGCTTCTGGCGCAGCATCACTGGTTCGCCAACAAGTTCGACCCCAGAGTCGACCCGGTCGTCATTCTGTGCCttgagaagaagctgaaggaaaGTCAAAAGCTGTTCCAGTCAGCTGCGTCGCCCGCGTGTCGGGGAGGCTAG